The nucleotide sequence CGATCGGCCAGCCGGATGCCCATGAAACGACAGCATCCGCCACACGGTTGGCAGCACGGCGAATCCATGGTCCAGGCGCATGGTCACGACGGCGGGAGCCGATGACGATCAGGGCCGGATAGCGTTCGGAAACCTGGATCAGACGCGGCAGATCCTCCGGCCTGTGCTGGCCATCCGCATCGAGTGTCACGATCCGGGCAGCCTCCATGGCGCAGGCCGCCGCCAAACCGGCCGCAAGGCTTGCCCCCTTGCCTGCATTGGCGGGGAAGCGCAGCACCTCTGCCCCCGCTGCTTCCGCACGCTGTGCTGTTGTATCGCGGGAGCCATCATCGACCACCAGAACCCGGGCATCCCGCACAGATGCACGGCAGCGCATCACAATGTCGCCAACCGATTTTTCTTCCTGATAGGCGGGAATGACAATAACGATGCGCGATACGCTTTCATCCCCGGGCATCTTCCTGCCCGGACCAGTTGAAAACGGAACAGAGGTTGAATGGGTCACAGAACGTGTTTTTGATTACAAAGGCGCAAGGAAATAAGCATTCCGGTTACAAAAAATCCTGAACGATCTATACATTAGGTCAGTCACGGACAGATGGTAAACTCTTCATGCTGGACAGCGCATCGATCTCCATGAAAATGGGTGGCTCAACCAGTGACGCACGGTTTTGTGATGTGCTGATCGTCGGCGCTGGTCCGGCCGGATGCACCGCAGCCTACCTGCTGGCTGAAAAAGGGCGCGATGTCGTTCTGCTGGAGAAAGAGCGCCATCCGCGCTTTCATATCGGGGAGAGTTTGCTGCCACGCAACCTTCAATTAATAGAGCGGCTGGGCCTGACCGAAGATATCGCCACATTCGGCGTGTTCAAGCCCGGTGCGGAATTCATCTCGGATGGTCATGGCGGCCAGGATACGAAATTCTGTTTCGCGGATGCTCTGGACAAGACTTTTACCCATTCCTGGCAAGTGAAACGCGCCGATTTCGATGCCGCCCTGTTCCGCCGTGCGCGTGACAAGGGGGCGGATGTCATCGATGGCATGCGTGTCACCACCATCCGTTTTCCCGAAGATGTGCCGGAAGGATCGGCCCGCGCCA is from Granulibacter bethesdensis and encodes:
- a CDS encoding glycosyltransferase family 2 protein, which produces MPGDESVSRIVIVIPAYQEEKSVGDIVMRCRASVRDARVLVVDDGSRDTTAQRAEAAGAEVLRFPANAGKGASLAAGLAAACAMEAARIVTLDADGQHRPEDLPRLIQVSERYPALIVIGSRRRDHAPGPWIRRAANRVADAVVSWASGWPIEDTQSGMRVYPALLLPHLLDRITSGGFAYESELLIEAGRQGIRTVSVDIPRIHGPALHRPSHFRPLRDVGRIGAMTWGRLWRTGFCPVGLARLFLTRPQRS